Part of the Rhinolophus ferrumequinum isolate MPI-CBG mRhiFer1 chromosome 25, mRhiFer1_v1.p, whole genome shotgun sequence genome, TGTGAGATTGTTTTGGCCACTTCCTACTTCCTGTTTGCATTCCACTGTGGTCCTGGAAGCCAGCCTTACAACATTCTCAGGGCCTTAGAACATTCTCAGTGAGGGCTGGTTCCTAACCGGGCTCTTGTCCAGTCAGTGGACTGAGTTTTGCAACATCCATTGTGATGGCTCAGAAGCCTATTCCCTATGAGGCAAAGATAACAGAGGTTACTGTGTTATTAGAAATGGTGTTTGGTGCTCAGGAAGAGGAACAGACAAGAAAAGCGGAGGGTGTTTTCTGTTCGTTTTTAAGAAAGCTTGCATGTCTTGGGAGGAACTGAAAGAAGTCCCATGCACAAAAACGTCAATCCGCTCAGATGGATGTGTGGGGAGGTGAAGGCGTGTATACCTCATATACTCCAGCCGATAAACAGACAAGAGGTAGGTGGACATGGCGAAGTCCAGCTTGTTGATGAGGGCGGACACTTCGGGGGCAGGGTCCAGCAGGTTGATGATGGTGCTGCGCAGCTCACTCAGTTCGGCCTAGAGGGAAACGAACACTTGAGAACTCCCCTGGGGACCCAGAGGGGCAGACGGCCCTCCCCCGGGAGACACGGACCCCAGTGGCTAACAAGGACAATGAAAGGATCTGTTCTCGTGTTCAGAAGAACTCAGCAGAACCCCTGCGCTGCATCATCTGTCCTTGGGAGGGCGAGAATCCTTACGGGGGTGACCGTGTCGTTTTTCATGGCTGAGTTGTACTGGAGGACAGACCGCAGCGGCTCTTTGCTGGGAAAAGTGAGCAGGGGGGACTTGGTGGCTATTTCACAGACCCCCTCGTACCATTCTTCTGGCCAGAGTCCTGAAAGAGAGCGCACGAGTGAGATGACTGCCCTGGCCGGGAAGCACTGCAGTGGGGTCGATGTTGACAATTTCTAGAATCGTGGGTCCTTTGTTTGAGCCAATTATTCCCAAAAATGGGGCACAGAAACAAGTCTGTTTCCTAACTTGGGCAGGTTTTTCCTAAGGTATGTGGTATTCTCAGAACCCTACACCACATCTGGGAAGTAACATTTGCAAACACGTGTAGGAAGCAGCAGCTGCATTTGGATTAATTTCGAATAAGCACATTCATACTTAGGGTCGTGTCCTACCTCCCCTTTGTTTTCACTCTGCACTGTCTCCCCCAGCAGAGCGGATACGCCCCTACCTGACCCCTCCTCGGCGAATCCCATTAGTACGGAATAGAGCCAGAAGTCCCGGAAGAGCTTCTGCAACCGTGGCTTAGCTTCCTTGATGGGCGGCAACCGGCGGGTCAGCTGATGTgccaaggggagagggagaaaagaaggttACTTGGTCAAGAAACCCTAAAACCTACAGATACGAAATCAACCACGTATCCATTGTCTAAGAGCATTCTCGGGGGAATCAGTCAGATGGGTAAGAAAAGGCACACTGAGCAGTGACCAACTTCTCGGTAAGTTCCCCAGTAAATGTGCATTCATTcggcaaacatttattgagtgactaaTGTGCCCCAGGCACTGCACCGGGGAGTTGTACAAAGCCCTGTTCATACACTCCAAGGCCCTCTGCCTAGTGTGGAGGCAGGTAAGCCATCACAGTACGgaggaggcccagagaaggtggCATGGACTTGGATGTTACCACGCGAGGAAACCTTAGCAGCCTGTCCGGCATCAGGCCCACAGCCTGGGACTGTGGCAGGCATGGCGTGCTCAGGGGATGGCTACCATGAACTGGGGCTGGGGTTCAGATACAGGCATGGATGGAGAGACTGAGAGCATGAGGAATCTGGCGGGTCGAAAAATGGTCTTTAAATCTTTTCCagcatggaatactattcggcagtaagaaaagatgaaataggaccatttgtgacaacatgtatggatcttgagaatataatgctaagcgaaataagacagaaaaagcagagaactgtatgatttcactgatatgtggtatatgaaccaaaaccaaaaaaagaacaagacaaacaaacgagaaacaaaaactcatagacacagacaatagtttagtggttaccagagggtaaggtgggagggggtggtagataagggtaaaggggatcaaatatatggtgatggaaggagaactgactctgggtggtgaacacacaatgtgatttatagatgtaatacagaattgtacacctggaaatctatgtaactttactaacaattgtcacctcaataaactttaatgaaaaaaaaatattttccagcaGCCCAGCTCTGCAACCAGTTATCTTGGGTAGCATCCCAGTATGTGTAACTGGCAGAGCTGCTCAGGGGCAGGAGTGAGAGGCTAAAGGACCTGCACCCCTGCTCCAGATGGTGTCCTGTTTGGTGGGCAGCAGGGAGTGGCTCTTTAGGTATGTGAAATGGCTCAATTTGTGCACAACGTCCATTGGATGAGTTGATCCTCACAGAACCTCCAGCAGGCGTTGAACCCCTGTACAGTGATAATCAACCTGCAGTGAGGGGGACCCTGCAATCCAGGGACACATGGGTGGGACTGACGATGACCCCCATAGCTGGTGGGGGCAGTGGCATAGAGAGCTAGGCCCCTTTACACATGGCTGGTAggattataaattggtacaacaCTTCCTGGGAAGCAATGTGGTAATATGTACCAAAATTCTAAATATCCCCAAAGTTTTACCTAAAATCCCATCTTTAGGaatctatccaaaaaaaaaaaaaaaaatctaacttgtAACTGTATGgagatggatgttaactagacttactgtggtgatcattttaaaatatatacaaatactaaatcattatgttgtacacctgaaactatgtatgtcaattatttctcaattttaaaaaaaatctgatttaggCACAAAAATGCTGTAATATTTGTTATAACAGAAAAATACTAAATGTCCACCTGAAAGGGGCATTTAAATAAGTTACAGTACATTAAAAATCGTATTTTCTAAGAATATTTGGTGACACAGAACTCACaatatttcaagtaaaaaaatacaaaatgtataaataatatgacatagatttaaaatatatgtatacaaatatacatacatagaaaaagaaggggaaagtgcCAACTGCATATTAATGATTCTTTCTGGGGGGCTGGGTTGGCAGGAGTTGCAGTGCTGTGCCTTAAAGTTGTCTGTACTTCTTAGAGTTCTGCCATGGACATGTTTTTTCCAGGATCACAGGAGGGCACAGGAGCTGGCCCAGGGCTTGGCCACATGCTGTGTGGGGGAAGGAGCTGCTTCGCTTTGAAAGCCACTAGCATGCTGTGTCCTCGGGGAGTCAGTCAAGACCTGAGGGTACAGGGTGGACTCTCTGGGAAGGTGCTGAGGAGGTGGAGAAGCACGGGAGGGCAGCCGTGAATGGAAGCATCTCAGGGCAGGACACCTGTAGCTGCCTAACTGCCATGAAAGCACAGGTAATGAGGGGTTTCCAGCTTGCTAGTGGGCAAGGATAGCAGGTATAAGAATAAGAAGCTGTGGGACTGACTGTCTTTAAGGTGACTGGCCTGCTAGGGAAGAGGTACCAAGTGATGGTAGAGGCATGACAGTTCCCAGACCTCAGTTTTGGCTCAGTGTTCAAGGTCTATATGGCTAGGAGGCTCTGGTATCTTGTAAAGAGAACTTGGTTATGGAAAAGATCAGGCTTCCAGAATGCTTCTCTCCCAATGGGGTCAGAGGCTCCAAGTGACTGGGAAGTCCAAAGCAGTTTTGGCACAGGTGAGGGAAAGTGATTCCCACAAATCCATCTTTGATTTGGGATCCTACTCCTCACCAGGTAAACTTCCTGGCTTCCTCCTAAGGACTTGGGCTTGGAAGTGCCCTGTGGGTTCTCCCTGCACTGAGGACTTCTGGCCCATTGACCATCATGCCAGCTGAAGCGGCGCTGGCCCCCAAAAAGGAAAGACTACAGTGGAATCAGAAAAGGCCCCAGAAGTGCTCTGTGTTATGAAGCATCCTGAGTTAAAACCACGGGACAGCCACAAGGGGTTAGGACCCTGTGCAGGGAAAAAGCCCTATGCTTTGGGAAATACGGAAAGAAGCTGGGAGATTCTAGAGAAGGGTAGTAAGATAATAACAGGGTCCTGTCTAGCCCCCAGACAGGAAAGACAAAGCCTAGATGAAAGGGTTACAAGGTAACTGACCTGCTCTCTCTGAACAAGATCAAGGTCAGGGAAAGAAGACTCAAATAGATAAAAGTCTAAAGAGACATAACAACCAAATGCAACGCATGAAGCCTGACTGGATTCAGGATGTTTTCAGAAAAACTATCAAAGAAGTCATGGAGGAATCTGACTTGGCCTAGACACCTGGTCTGTGACAGAATGACGGTGATTTTCTCAAGTGTAACAGCGGCACAGAACAGGGCAGAGACCTTCCCATTCAGGGCCCAGGGTGAATTGGATGTTACAACATCCTCTGCAACTCACCTTTGGACataccccaaacacacacacaactaatcAGATACGCAAAATTGTAATTGATCTAATGGTTGACATATGGATGTCCATTATTCAATTCTTCCAACtgctctgtatatttttaaatttcataacaaaaagttagaaaacatttCTATGAGGGAAGCCTtagaactggggaaaaaaagtatgtGTGACAGAAGATAGTGCTTTACAGTGGCGAGGGGTGGGGGCAAACCACACACCTCTAATGGGGAACAAATCCAAAAATGCCAAAAGTGTCATTAAGGGTTGAAATCCAGTTTTTTCAACAGTGGGTTACATGATCAGAAATACAGACATGCAGGGAACATTGCATActggtttaaaaataacaaaaagaatcaATATTCATGGAAAATAAATTCCAACAAAGAAGTATATAGagtaaaaaatgaaagctttccaCCTGCCTCCCATTTTCAATGTTAGAAGTTGGCTGTGTCTCCTTCTAGATCTTTTCTGCGAATAAACAAACTATGTTCCTTAAAGTGATGGAAACcaatgtttactgagcatttactgtgttcCAGGCGCCACTCTTTGTGCTTTCCACAcactcattatctcatttaattttcaccacAACCTTATGTAGCACTTGCAACTATtgccctcattttatttttcatttattttattttttaatttttaaaatggaatttatttggGTAAGATTGGTTactaacattatataaatttcaggtatacaacttgACTCtcttgatcccctttactctcttcgtccttcccctctggtaactaccattttattgcctgtatctatgagtctggtttttgttgtttgttgctttttgttttaagtcCTACATGTGGGTGAAATCACACAGTTCTTGCCCTTTTTCATCAACTAACttcccttagcataatactctcaaaatccatccatgttgttgagaACAGCATGGAGCTTCCTCAGAAAATTAACAGagctatcatatgacccagccatccctcttctgggtatccacctgaaatttttgaaaacacttatttgtaaagatatatgtacccctatgttcatagtagcattacttataatagcccagacatggaaacaacctaggtgTCCTTTGACAAATGACTGGatgcatatacacaatggaatactactcagccatcaaaaagatgaaatactgccctCTGAACTCATTTACACAGTGATCGGGACGGGGCAGTTTCTAGCAGGGCAGTCAGCGTAGCTTCGGTGAAGCTGAGCGTGAACAATGAGAGAGCAGTAGCCACATGACAGTCTGGAGGGAAGATGCTCCATGCTGAAAGAACAGCAAGTGCCAGGGGCCGAGCTTATCGCATGAGAAAACAATTCAGAGATGAGGGAGCTGGCCTGGAGCAGATCGTGCAGGGCTTAGCAGGCCCTGCTGAGGAGTCTGACAGAAGTAATGGACTTTCCAAGCCAGCATGAGAGAGCCCATGCTGAAGAGTTAGTACTGAGTAGGAATGATGAAGGCTCTGAGGAAATATCTGACGGAAGATGCTGAGTGCCAGACTAGACCCAGACACAACCACACTTTCCGGGTCCTGAACACAATGGACAGCCCTTTACATGCTACAACTTCTCAAAATAAGCAGCAGCACACAGATGCCCCCTGCAGGCCCCTCGCACACCTGCAAATTCCCCTGAAAATCTCACTCTCACTTTACAAGGTCTGGGTGACAACACTACCAAACACACTCAAAGGTACTGAAATCAGGGAACAGTGCTCTCTGATAAGTCAGTCTTCCAGGCAATCCAGAATATTCTTATAATAATGTTTtagattacaaaattaaaaacaagatcaCAGCCCCACAGATTCCTGTGAATGCCTAGGTGGCTGTGAGTTTGGGAGCACAGCTCAGTAATACCCTGTATGTCATACAATGCACGGGAGAGCTAGGCTGCTACTTCTGGCAGAGAAACACTGATCTCTGACTGAAGAGAGGCCTACGCCAAGGTCTCCCTCCGCCGTAAGTCATGAATCTCATTCTCCCCCTTCACTTTCTACCAAGGAAGAAGCTTACAGAAGGATGGGGACACCTGTCTAGCTGCCGTGTCAGCCCTGGAGACCAGGGCGAGGTCAGATGCTGTGATCATCCTACAGGGAGAATTCATAGTTGGAGGGCAGATGAGTGGCCTCTACTTTCAGGGGAGCATCACAGCTACGACCCCTGAAGTAATCCAGCCCCCAAGCTCTGAAAAGCATCTCCATAACGTGGTGGCTTCAGCGAGGACTGCTTCCGTACGGATGTCAAAACACAGTGACAGTCACGCATTCAAAACATCAGCTATCCCGGAACTGGAGCCGAGGAATCACAAGTCACTCAGCAGTGATCAAAGACACAGTGGAGGGTTTTGTGCTGACAAAGCTAGTTGAGTGGTGTTTGATTTGGGACATATTTACTTTGGAAGATACGCAACAACAGCCCAGCACCAAAGTTCACATTGAAACCCTGCTGATGACCTTGGCTGATTTCATCTCTGCAACGCCACTTCTCAGAAGCACAGAGGTGAGTTTGGTTTCTAACATTTCTGCCAATTATAAATTCTTATTTGTAGTTAGAGAGGGGTAACTGGTGCATTTCTCTATCAAACTATGCATTCGAAAGCtggaaacatgtttttatttgttaaccTGCTTATAAAATTCTGTCAGTTACAGTATTGGGACAATTGCAGTTGGACTAAGAACAGGAATTGGACGGGGAGAGGATTGCACCTATATGAAATTATTTGAACTGGATAAGTGTGCTGTGATGATAAGAATATACTTGTTCTCAGGCATTTTCCCCTGAAATATTAGAATTACAAATTAGAGGGACACAATATAAGGGACCTACTCTCTGGTTCAGAAAAAGGTATATGTGTGTagctgtgtgtgtacacacacacacatatgtacggAGAGAGAGCTAGAGAATGATAAAGTTactgttctaaaatataaaacctGGTGAATCTGGGAAAAGGGTACACAGGGGTTGTTCTCTATCCCATACTTTCTGTAAGTTTGAAGTTATTTCAAcataaaaggtttttaaaacttCAGGCAGTTACTTCTCTCCCATTCATCGGCCCTGTTTGGGCCTGGAGATAATGGCCAGGAGGGACAAGAGTGTCCCGGTGTCATGCTCTGATGTGTGACCAAAAAGTCGAACCCCGCTCCATGCAATCAGCATGAGAAAGCACCTTACGGAATTCCCAGAAAACCACACTTtcgaatgatttaaaaaatagtgcttTAAGAAATAATGCTTCTCTTCAAAGATAGCAATCTGGATTTATATACAACCTAGTGATAATTTTAAAGTGGCTTATAATTTTTGTTATACGAAATATCAAAACATCAGGAAGATTTACCTTTTAGATCCTTAGTTTCAATCCATACAAATATCAGAGATATTTTCGCCTTTCTCTGATAAGGGAATAATGAAAAGTATTTTTGGCTTTTCATCATCTAATGCAGGAACAGGGTGTAAGAAGCTCCCGAAGACACTGAGTACAGGATAAAACATGAATGTCCTCACCTCGGCCTCCCTATCGGGTCTCACATTCCTTTTCCTGAACTCTTATTTATTCAAgttgggttaattttttttaaccttgtttttATCTGAGGATACTTTTCAGTGCAGCCTAGCAAGGACACATCCACCAAGTTGctgactttcttcttttctaactttttaaagtgtatttacCCTCGACACCCATGCCCAATTCTATCTGGAAACTGGGCCCAGTTCTACCTGCAGCCATGCACGCACATTAGAAATTGTTTCACGTGCAGGTTATGTGTGCGGCACTGCAGCCTCAGCTAGGTGCCAGgcggaggagggggtggggggaggagagacaACAGACATTTTCAAAGCCGGAAACCATATAGACATTCCCTCTCTAAAACATGCAATTCAAAAGCCTATCAGTTGTGAGTAGAACGTCAGTTGAGCTGATTAGTTTAACAGTACTGTAGGAGAAGACTCCAGGGAGACTAAGGGGAGGGATACGCCCTGGTGCTCCACGGCCCACAGGCAGAGCACTCCATGTGGGAGGTGGGTGATTCAGTCAACTTGGTTCCAATCTAGCCAGCGCCCTTACAGTGATTGAGGCTCAGAGTCTTGGTATGGAAAACGCTGCGAGGACAAAGTTAAGTTACATGGACAAAGTTCCTCGTATAGCGCCCGGCATCTAGCAGACGTTCCGCCAAGAGTCACTGCTGTGGTCAACATCAACAATCTAAGAGCATGTCAAAGTGGGGTGTCCGTACAGTCGGCCCCATCTTCAGGCCTACTGTGACTTAACAGGAGTAGTAACTCTTACCGGCCTTGACTGGAAGCAGATATTCTGGTCCTCAGATATCTAACAGGACATGGCGACACACACCACAAGCTTACTAAGTCACAACTCCTCTTTCTGGGGTGATCAGAAGTGATGCTGTACAGCCTTACAATCACCTACTGTCACTGTCCTGGTGAAACACAGAAGCATCAAGAATAGCTCATCTACCCAGGATGCAATGAATAACCAGGAAATAAGCAAGGGAAAGACAAAGCATTTGGCACCAAAACTGATTTGACAAGCCAAGTAAAACCCTTCCTTGGAACAGGCAGAAGATGAGTAGATAAGGACACGCTTACCACGGGTTACATATTAAAAACTTATCTTGTTTACTTAAATAAAGGGAGTGCCCCTCAGGCCTTTAGAAAGAGCTTTCTGACATCACCTGCACACAGACTGCATTGCCTGCTGAGCTTATTTCTAACTCCAAGCTAGAAGCAGTTGAATTCCTCCTGACAGCACTGAGAGCCACCTAAtacacagaggaggaagaaggacaCCGCAGCAAGCCTCATAGCCTCATAGCCTCCAAATGCACTTCACTAGGCCGTGAGGGGGTCTCTGCATTACAGACGAGTTCCAAATCTTATGCAAATTAACTCCATGTGAGTACACAAATCTCAAATACCTTTAGAACATTTTTCTTCAGAATGCCTGGCCCATACATATTTTTCAACATCTCCACTCAAGTTCCACCTCTTGCTGACGCTTCTCTGACTCTGTCTCGTactgcaggaggcagagccacATCCCGGCTCTGTGCTGCCGCCCCCACCTGCTTTGGTGGTGTCCTCATGAGAGCCCTCTGCTTTAGTGCACGTCTGCCCCCCACCTGGCTGGCGAGACCCTGGTGGGGGAGCCCTTGGTGCCTCCAGTGCCTAATACGTTGTGTGGAGATGGGAGACAAAGTTTAgcgaatgaatgaaaaaaaaacaaacaaacccaaaaaaacTCCCCCAGGGCCCCGAGCCCCCACAATTCTAGATGGTTACAGTTccgtaaacttttaaaaacaggacTCTCGTCTAGGGACCCATGGATCCCTCAGGCAGGGTTATGAAACCCACACACAATGTTAGCATCTGTTTATGTTCACCACATTCTCTTCCAGTCCGTAAGACTGAAACGGTTAAGGACTGGAGTTCCCAGGGCATCTTTCTGGGTCAAAGCCACAGGGATCTGCCACCCGGGCACTGCAGAGGCGGGGTGGGGTCTGCCAGGCTGTCTCTCATGTGTCGTGTTTTCCCTCCCAGCTTCAGCTCTGCCAAAATGACATGCCCATTCCGACCCCTCATTGTTTCTCTCATCCTAACATCCGTGTGTGGGAACAGCGGCCTGGTGGGTCAGCCTGAGAAAGGAGGCGAAGGTTCTCAGTCTGCGGATCCCCAATGGGGGCAGGTGACCAGCAGAAACCTGAGCATGCCCCTTCTCCCTGCTGACTTCCACAAGGAAAACACCGTCACCAACGACTGGCTTGCAGAGGGCGAAGAGGACGAGGATTATCTGGATCTGGACAAGCTGTTCAGTGAAGACGACGACTACATTGACATCATCGACATGGTTCCGCAGATAGAGTCAGAGGCCAACGCAGGGAACATCCTCCAGCTCTTTCCCGGCAAGAGCCGGATCCAGCGTCTTAACATCCTCAACGCGAAGTTTGCTTTCAACCTCTACCGGGCACTGAAAGAGGAGGCCAGAGCTTCTGACAACATCTTCATAGCCCCCGTGGGCATTTCTACCGCCATGGCTATGATTTCCTTGGGCCTACAGGGGGAGACTCACGAACAAGTGCACTCGGTTTTGCAATTTAAGGACTTTGTCAATGCCAGCAGCAAGTATGAGATCACGACCATCCATAATCTCTTCCGTAAGCTGACTCATCGCCTCTTCCGGAGGAATTTTGGGTACACACTGCGGTCAGTCAATGACCTTTACGTCCAGAAGCAATTTCCAATCCGGGATGACTTCAAAACTAAAGTAAAAGAATACTACTTTGCTGAAGCCCAGGCGGCTGACTTCTCAGACCCTGTCTTCATATCGAAAACCAACAACCACATTCTGAAGCTCACGAAGGGCCTCATCAAGGACGCTCTGGAGAATATAGACCCAGCCACCGAGATGATGATTCTAAACTGCATCTACTTTAAAGGTAAAAAATAGCTTTCTGTCTCTCAAAGCAAAGTCGCCACACCCTCTTAGGACGCATACAGGTGGACTGGATGCCACATACTGTATTCTAGCTCCGATTTAGCCAGGAAACCAAGACATAAGGTCAGCTCACAGGGGCAGGGAAGATCATGATGAGGTGACAGAAGGAGCCGACGCTTCCTGAGTCCTAACTTCATGCTTTACACTCACTGAACCTTCACCACAACCTTGTGAGGCCGTTACATTTGGtggctcattttacagatggagccACCAAGgtacaaagaagtaaaatgacACTCCAAGTGCACAGCTAGCAAATAACGGGCAGAGCCAGGGTCGCCCCAGGCAGACCCTCTCTAGCGCTGtgttaaattggaaaaaaatgcaaaaaccttTTAGCATTTGGCCAGCCTGggtttgttcttttcatttccttgccCATTTATCAGTAAGCAGGAATATGGACGAAAGGCTAAATAAGGGTGTCTGAAAACTGTTTAGCTCGAGTAGCTGACATTAACACTTACAACTCTTTTGGGGACACTTCTGCACTAATGAGCAGGTGTGGAGAGGAATAAACTATTATTTCTAGAGCAACTGTTCTGGGCCACGCACcaaggcactttttaaaaaggataccTCCCCTCACAATACACACACAGGACCCCCCCTGGAGTCCTAGAAACAAATGGGCATAGATTTATAAAATTCAGAtctcttttaaaatgtcctcACTGGGACCTGAACAAGAAGAAACCTCTACTTCACTCTACGAGGGCAGACATAGGAATGGGTCAGCATTATAACTGGTCACTGTGATGTAAACCATTCTCCTCTCTGCCACCAAGAATTAGCGGGCACTAGCTAGGGTCAGTCCCCAAGGCCTGGGAAGTCACACTTCCTGGGTAATTAGCTCCAGTGCACTTTACAGCAGCCCAGAGAGGCAAAGGACTGAGGTGAGGCCCTCTCCTGGCTGCTGCTGTGGGGCCAGTGCCCCCTAACCTGCCAATACACCGCTCTGTGCCTATGCCAAGGCCTTCCAGCAGCTGTGCCAGGCAAGCATTCTGCCAGATGGGCAAAATAAGGCTGAAGGAGCCAAGACCATGGGAG contains:
- the SERPIND1 gene encoding heparin cofactor 2 isoform X1, whose product is MQINSIFSSAKMTCPFRPLIVSLILTSVCGNSGLVGQPEKGGEGSQSADPQWGQVTSRNLSMPLLPADFHKENTVTNDWLAEGEEDEDYLDLDKLFSEDDDYIDIIDMVPQIESEANAGNILQLFPGKSRIQRLNILNAKFAFNLYRALKEEARASDNIFIAPVGISTAMAMISLGLQGETHEQVHSVLQFKDFVNASSKYEITTIHNLFRKLTHRLFRRNFGYTLRSVNDLYVQKQFPIRDDFKTKVKEYYFAEAQAADFSDPVFISKTNNHILKLTKGLIKDALENIDPATEMMILNCIYFKGSWVNKFPMEMTHNHNFRLNEREVVKVSMMQTKGNFLAANDQELDCDVLQLEYVGGISMLIVVPHKLSGMKTLETQLTPQVVERWQKSMTNRTREVLLPKFKLEKNYNLVEALKSMGVTELLDKNSNMTGISDQRITIDLFKHQSTITVNEEGTQAAAVTAVGFMPLSTQVRFSVDRPFLFLVYEHRTSCLLFMGRVANPTKS
- the SERPIND1 gene encoding heparin cofactor 2 isoform X2, which produces MTCPFRPLIVSLILTSVCGNSGLVGQPEKGGEGSQSADPQWGQVTSRNLSMPLLPADFHKENTVTNDWLAEGEEDEDYLDLDKLFSEDDDYIDIIDMVPQIESEANAGNILQLFPGKSRIQRLNILNAKFAFNLYRALKEEARASDNIFIAPVGISTAMAMISLGLQGETHEQVHSVLQFKDFVNASSKYEITTIHNLFRKLTHRLFRRNFGYTLRSVNDLYVQKQFPIRDDFKTKVKEYYFAEAQAADFSDPVFISKTNNHILKLTKGLIKDALENIDPATEMMILNCIYFKGSWVNKFPMEMTHNHNFRLNEREVVKVSMMQTKGNFLAANDQELDCDVLQLEYVGGISMLIVVPHKLSGMKTLETQLTPQVVERWQKSMTNRTREVLLPKFKLEKNYNLVEALKSMGVTELLDKNSNMTGISDQRITIDLFKHQSTITVNEEGTQAAAVTAVGFMPLSTQVRFSVDRPFLFLVYEHRTSCLLFMGRVANPTKS